Proteins encoded by one window of Salvia splendens isolate huo1 chromosome 7, SspV2, whole genome shotgun sequence:
- the LOC121811252 gene encoding uncharacterized protein YKR070W-like — protein MKFLQILAKASTSRHNRSRVFSIAANGRFFSDQSHSQSHRRSSFGIAFDIDGVLLRGETPVGGSPQALKRLYDESGNLSVPYVFLTNGGGVPESERAIELSKLLNVPISASQVIQGHSPFKQLAKRFENDLVIAVGKGEPVAVMSEYGFKNVLSIDEYASYFEHIDPLGKFKKWSKQQVGYWKSRHRKVDPCSERVQAVFIVSDSIDWSRDIQVLCDILSTGGLPGREISSQPPVYFANDDLSYQGLFPTERFGMGAFRIALESIYNRMYSNPLDYTSYGKPNPSVFKNAENVLMQVAPLSTTVESNEVHPFKTLYMIGDNPHVDINGARQAGHPWFSILTRTGVFKGKDNHPLYPADLVVDTVEEAVDYILSKET, from the exons ATgaaatttcttcaaattttggCAAAAGCTTCTACTTCTCGCCACAATCGGAGTAGAGTTTTTTCAATCGCCGCCAATGGCCGCTTCTTCTCCGATCAGTCTCACTCCCAATCTCATCGCCG CTCCTCCTTCGGCATTGCTTTTGACATTGACGGCGTGCTTCTGCGTGGCGAAACTCCCGTTGGCGGCTCACCGCAGGCTTTGAAAAGATTATACGACGAGTCTG GTAATCTGAGTGTACCCTATGTATTCTTGACCAACG GAGGTGGTGTTCCTGAATCCGAAAGGGCTATAGAATTGAGCAAATTACTGAATGTCCCTATTTCGGCCTCCCAG GTTATACAGGGGCATTCGCCTTTCAAGCAGCTTGCAAAGAG ATTTGAAAATGATCTCGTAATTGCAGTAGGCAAAGGTGAACCTGTTGCGGTGATGTCTGAATATGGTTTCAA GAATGTTCTTTCCATCGACGAATATGCATCTTATTTTGAGCATATTGACCCACTTgggaaatttaaaaaatggtcCAAGCAACAAGTTGGTTATTGGAAAAGCAGACACAGGAAAGTTGATCCTTGTTCAGAAAGAGTGCAAGCTGTCTTCATAGTTAGTGATTCTATTGATTGGAGCAGGGACATTCAG GTTCTGTGTGACATTTTGAGCACTGGAGGTCTTCCTGGAAGAGAAATTTCCAGCCAACCACCTGTGTATTTTGCAAATGACGACCTCTCCTATCAA GGTCTATTTCCGACTGAGCGTTTTGGCATGGGTGCTTTCAGGATTGCTTTAGAATCCATCTACAACAG AATGTACTCTAATCCTCTGGATTATACATCCTATGGGAAACCAAATCCATCTGTATTCAAGAATGCTGAGAATGTGCTAATGCAAGTTGCACCGTTGAGCACAACTGTTGAGAGTAATGAAGTACATCCGTTCAAGACGCTATACATGATAGGAGATAATCCCCATGTTGACATTAACGGAGCTCGTCAG GCGGGACATCCTTGGTTCTCGATCTTGACGAGGACGGGGGTTTTCAAAGGGAAGGATAACCATCCATTATATCCCGCTGATTTG GTGGTTGACACAGTGGAAGAAGCGGTGGATTATATTTTGAGCAAAGAAACATAG
- the LOC121742212 gene encoding mitogen-activated protein kinase homolog NTF6-like, which yields MERENENENEIESNASAVQVKGVPIHGGKFIQYNVLGNLFEVPSKYAPPITPVGRGAYGLVCSATNAETMEEVAIKRIANAFDNRIDAKRTLREIKLLTHMDHENVIKIKDIIRPPDKADFNDVYIAYELMDTDLHQIICSTQELTEDHCQYFLYQLLRGLKYVHSAGVLHRDLKPSNLLLDSNCDLKICDFGLARTSTETDLMTEYVVTRWYRAPELLLNCSEYTAAIDMWSVGCILMEIIKREPLFPGKDYIQQLGLITELLGSPEDSDLGFLRSENAQRYIKQLPHVPKQPFSQKFPGVSPVAIDLAGRMLVFDPAIRISVEEALNHPFLSSLHEINEEPTCPSPFVFDFEQSSLSEEDIKELILVESLKFNPE from the exons ATGGAAAgggaaaacgaaaacgaaaaCGAAATCGAATCCAATGCTTCAGCTGTCCAAGTAAAAGGCGTTCCAATCCATGGCGGAAAATTCATTCAGTACAACGTCCTCGGCAACCTCTTCGAGGTCCCTTCCAAATACGCACCGCCGATTACTCCCGTTGGCCGCGGCGCTTACGGTCTCGTTTG CTCTGCTACCAATGCCGAGACGATGGAGGAGGTGGCGATTAAGAGAATCGCGAATGCTTTCGATAACAGGATTGATGCAAAGCGGACTCTGCGCGAGATCAAGCTGCTTACACACATGGATCATGAAAAT GTTATCAAAATTAAGGATATTATTCGCCCACCAGATAAAGCGGATTTTAATGATGTCTACATTGCTTATGAGTTAATGGATACTGATCTGCACCAGATAATATGCTCGACGCAGGAACTAACTGAGGATCACTGCCAA TATTTCCTTTATCAGTTACTGCGGGGGCTTAAATATGTACATTCTGCTGGTGTTCTCCACCGAGATCTCAAGCCCAGCAATTTACTCCTGGATTCTAACTGTGATCTCAAGATTTGTGACTTTGGACTTGCAAGAACCAGCACAGAGACAGATTTAATGACCGAGTATGTTGTAACCCGATGGTATCGAGCTCCTGAATTATTACTCAACTGTTCCGAGTACACTGCAGCAATAGATATGTGGTCAGTTGGTTGCATATTGATGGAGATCATTAAAAGAGAACCTCTTTTTCCGGGTAAAGACTACATCCAACAGTTGGGGCTGATAACTGAG CTATTGGGTTCCCCTGAAGATTCTGATCTTGGATTTTTAAGGAGTGAGAATGCTCAAAGGTACatcaagcagcttcctcatgtacCCAAGCAACCCTTTTCTCAGAAGTTTCCAGGTGTATCCCCTGTCGCGATAGATCTTGCAGGGAGGATGCTCGTATTTGATCCAGCTATACGTATTTCTG TTGAGGAAGCACTGAATCATCCATTTTTATCAAGTCTCCATGAGATCAACGAGGAGCCTACTTGCCCTTCTCCCTTTGTGTTCGATTTTGAACAATCCTCTTTAAGTGAAGAGGACATAAAGGAGCTAATATTGGTGGAGTCTCTCAAGTTCAACCCAGAATAG